The following DNA comes from Pseudomonadota bacterium.
AGGGCCTTGAATGCAAACCTTTTAAGCCCTGTCAGAAGGTAGACGACTTTTTCTCTTTCCATTTCATCTCAACCCGTGATGTGCCAAGGGAAACTACATATTTAACAGCGTCTTCAACGGACATATCCATATGGATCAAATCTTCTTCGGGCAGGAAAATCAGATAACCCGATGTGGGGTTAGGCGTGGTAGGGACAAAGACAGCGCAGAGCTCCCCCTTATCTCCGGACTGTATACGTTGCGTTATAAAGCCTATGGCATAGCGGCCCTTGAAAGGAAAATCAATAAGGACAACCTCTTTAAAGGATTTCATTTTTTCCGATGAAAAGGCGTCTATCATGTCTTTGATGGAACCGTATATGCCTTTTACAAAAGGGATTTTCCTGATCGTGGCTTCACCGTATGTGAGCAGCTTTTTGCCGATATAATTGGAGGCCAGCACGCCTGTTAAATAGGTAATAATGATAAAAAGAAAAAAACCGGTTCCCTTTATGTACACGCTTGTTCCGGTGATGTTTGCCATTATATTCCTTATAAAAGGGGAAATGAATGTATCAACGGATATGACAACCGTATAGATAATATATATGGTGACAACAAGCGGAATGAGGATGAAAAGCCCGGTAAGAAATGTTTTTTTCAGATGTTTCTTCATTTCAGAAATATTTTTTTAGTTCTTTGCAAAGCTCCTCCGGAAGGCTTACGCATACAGGTTCGTCAAGAAGGGCCTGAAAAAAGTTCAAATCGGGAGCATAGTCTCTCATGTTGAGAAATGTTCTTGCTATCAAACGGAAATGACAAGGGAAATATGTCTGGCCTTCAGGTCCGAAGACCAAAGAGGCGTTAAAGCTGTATATGTCTGTGTCGCTGTAATATCGAAAGGCCTTCAGAAGACCTGATACAAGCTCATTTACATGCATCTCTGTAAATTCACTAATAGAAAACACTTCAGGGAAGATACATATGATTTCGCCAAAAATACCCAGCGACACAAAAGAGGACAGCCAGGCAGAATCACCAATTGAGCCTATGTAGCGCTCGTCCAGCCTCTTTTCTTCACTTATAAACTCAGTCCAGTAGCTCACACCATGTGTTTTATAAAACATTTCCGAAGCTCTCAGTTCATCGGTAACCTGGTTCCCCGGGCAATCAGTAGCAAAG
Coding sequences within:
- a CDS encoding DUF502 domain-containing protein; translation: MKKHLKKTFLTGLFILIPLVVTIYIIYTVVISVDTFISPFIRNIMANITGTSVYIKGTGFFLFIIITYLTGVLASNYIGKKLLTYGEATIRKIPFVKGIYGSIKDMIDAFSSEKMKSFKEVVLIDFPFKGRYAIGFITQRIQSGDKGELCAVFVPTTPNPTSGYLIFLPEEDLIHMDMSVEDAVKYVVSLGTSRVEMKWKEKKSSTF